A stretch of the Prochlorococcus marinus str. MIT 0918 genome encodes the following:
- the tgt gene encoding tRNA guanosine(34) transglycosylase Tgt, protein MFDFKIHVNCPNTFARVGSFSTPHGIVRTPQFMPVGTMGTVKGITSNQLKETCAQMILANTYHLHINPGEKIVKDSGGLHKFMNWEHPILTDSGGFQVFSLGKLNEINDQGVSFRNHRDGKRIELTPEKAIAIQMNLGADVIMAFDQCPPYSASRDDVEIACRRTHNWLERAVQAHTRKDQALFGIVQGGCFHDLREQSLKTVSSFNLPGLAIGGVSVGEPTEEIHKIVRHLAPFLPERVPRYLMGIGSIREMSIAVANGIDLFDCVLPTRLGRHGAALVRDERWNLRNSCFRNDFDPLDKTCTCETCTNYTRAYLHHLIRSNELLGLTLLSLHNISHLIRFVRAIATAIEDGCFSEDFAPWQKDSIARHTW, encoded by the coding sequence ATGTTTGATTTCAAGATTCACGTAAATTGTCCGAATACTTTTGCAAGAGTTGGCAGTTTTTCAACTCCTCATGGCATTGTTCGTACTCCCCAGTTCATGCCAGTAGGAACAATGGGAACAGTAAAAGGTATTACCTCTAATCAGTTGAAAGAAACATGTGCTCAAATGATTTTGGCCAACACTTATCACTTGCATATAAATCCAGGAGAAAAAATAGTAAAAGATTCAGGGGGGCTTCATAAATTTATGAATTGGGAGCATCCAATTCTTACCGATTCAGGAGGATTTCAAGTCTTTAGTTTAGGGAAGCTAAATGAAATAAATGATCAAGGAGTTTCTTTTAGGAATCACCGCGATGGTAAGCGAATTGAATTAACTCCTGAAAAAGCTATCGCAATTCAAATGAATTTAGGGGCTGATGTCATTATGGCTTTTGATCAATGCCCTCCATATTCAGCTAGCAGAGATGATGTGGAGATTGCTTGCAGAAGAACTCATAATTGGCTTGAAAGGGCTGTTCAAGCTCATACAAGAAAGGATCAAGCTTTATTTGGGATTGTGCAAGGGGGCTGTTTTCATGATTTGCGGGAGCAAAGCCTAAAAACTGTTTCGAGTTTTAATTTGCCAGGTCTTGCAATTGGAGGAGTTAGTGTGGGTGAGCCAACTGAGGAGATTCATAAAATTGTTCGGCATTTGGCCCCGTTTTTACCAGAAAGAGTTCCTAGGTATTTAATGGGAATAGGTTCAATTCGAGAAATGTCAATAGCAGTTGCTAATGGAATTGATCTTTTTGATTGTGTTCTCCCTACTCGATTGGGTAGGCATGGAGCTGCATTGGTTAGAGATGAACGATGGAATTTACGTAATTCTTGCTTTAGGAACGATTTTGATCCTCTTGATAAAACCTGTACTTGTGAAACTTGTACTAATTACACCCGAGCATATCTCCATCATTTAATTCGTTCTAATGAATTGCTTGGACTTACTTTATTAAGCTTGCATAACATTAGTCATTTGATTCGTTTTGTGAGAGCTATTGCCACAGCAATAGAAGATGGTTGTTTTTCAGAGGATTTCGCTCCGTGGCAGAAAGACTCTATTGCGCGTCACACGTGGTAA
- a CDS encoding photosystem II reaction center protein K, whose amino-acid sequence MVSLTFDLLAQLPEAYQIYAPTVDVLPLIPLLFFLLVFVWQAAVGFR is encoded by the coding sequence ATGGTATCGCTTACCTTCGATCTACTTGCTCAGTTGCCTGAGGCCTATCAAATTTATGCCCCAACGGTTGATGTGCTTCCTTTAATACCACTTCTGTTCTTTTTGCTTGTATTTGTTTGGCAAGCAGCAGTTGGATTCCGTTAA
- a CDS encoding Gfo/Idh/MocA family protein, producing MNPIMIPVKVGVIGIGNMGWHHARVLSLLKDAELVGVADLDPERGNLAKEQFNCSWFENYEDLIEEVEAVCIAVPTLLHHKVGLNCLKAGKHVLIEKPIAANQQEASELIDASNNANCLLQVGHIERFNPAFKELTKVVTDEEVVVLEARRHSPHADRANDVSVVYDLMIHDLDLVLELANAPVVRLAAVGGCSSKGPMDYVNATLGFENGVIASLTSSKMSHRKIRSLSAHCKKSLVETDFLNHTLHIHRRAHEWYSADHGELLYRTDGFVEEVSTTSIEPLYAELEHFLQCVRGLEKPAVDGLQASRALILADLIEKAVDKPGEGLSLDQPI from the coding sequence ATGAACCCCATCATGATTCCTGTAAAGGTTGGGGTGATTGGTATAGGAAACATGGGTTGGCACCATGCAAGGGTTTTAAGTCTTCTTAAAGACGCTGAGCTTGTTGGTGTAGCAGACTTGGATCCTGAGAGAGGGAACTTAGCAAAAGAACAATTTAATTGCTCATGGTTCGAAAACTATGAGGATCTAATAGAAGAAGTCGAGGCAGTCTGCATTGCCGTACCCACTTTGTTGCATCACAAAGTGGGTCTAAATTGTTTAAAAGCAGGCAAGCATGTCCTTATAGAAAAACCTATAGCAGCTAATCAACAAGAAGCTTCAGAACTCATAGACGCCTCAAATAATGCTAATTGTTTGCTTCAAGTAGGTCATATTGAAAGATTTAATCCTGCATTTAAAGAACTAACAAAAGTTGTTACTGATGAAGAAGTAGTTGTTCTAGAAGCAAGGCGACATAGCCCTCATGCTGACAGAGCCAATGACGTATCAGTGGTGTATGACCTTATGATTCATGATCTGGATTTAGTTCTTGAATTAGCAAATGCGCCAGTTGTAAGGCTCGCAGCGGTTGGAGGATGCAGTAGTAAGGGACCAATGGATTATGTAAATGCAACACTTGGTTTCGAAAATGGAGTAATTGCTAGTCTGACTTCTAGCAAAATGAGTCACAGAAAAATAAGAAGTTTAAGTGCACATTGTAAAAAAAGCTTAGTAGAAACTGATTTCTTAAATCACACACTGCATATTCACCGTAGAGCTCATGAATGGTATTCAGCAGATCATGGAGAACTGCTTTATCGTACAGATGGTTTTGTTGAAGAAGTCAGTACAACCTCTATAGAGCCCCTTTATGCAGAACTCGAACATTTCCTCCAATGTGTTAGGGGTCTTGAAAAACCTGCTGTAGATGGGCTACAAGCATCAAGAGCATTAATTTTGGCTGACTTAATTGAAAAAGCTGTAGATAAACCTGGTGAAGGATTATCACTAGATCAACCAATATAA